The Thermosulfurimonas sp. F29 genome includes a window with the following:
- a CDS encoding 4Fe-4S dicluster domain-containing protein: MKHQWAMVIDLDRCVGCHACAVACRAEWQVPVNPDYDGYSFIGDYDQWLGVVSAEGGDYRRNWVLRLGPERTSKGEIAFTFFPGLCNHCDHPVCVDVCPVEPEKRTFKCYKTGKTVTMEIKATYKEPFTGAVLIDKERCIGCGNCVEACPYRARYLNDTLDEPKADKCTFCYERVTRGELPACVKTCIADARIFGDLSDPNSEVAKLVRSGKARRLESDKVKIGPNVYFMGKEKNLELLFKHFAPRKRTWEDVEVRARTRRGLIKMALRKLPTLG, from the coding sequence ATGAAACATCAGTGGGCCATGGTAATAGATTTAGATAGATGTGTGGGGTGCCACGCCTGCGCGGTGGCCTGTCGCGCGGAGTGGCAGGTTCCGGTAAATCCGGACTACGACGGATATTCTTTTATCGGCGATTACGATCAGTGGCTGGGGGTGGTTTCGGCGGAAGGCGGGGACTATCGCCGAAACTGGGTGCTTCGTCTGGGCCCTGAGCGCACCTCCAAGGGGGAGATCGCCTTCACCTTCTTCCCCGGGCTCTGTAATCACTGCGACCATCCGGTGTGCGTGGATGTGTGCCCGGTGGAGCCCGAAAAGCGCACCTTTAAGTGTTACAAGACCGGAAAGACCGTCACCATGGAGATCAAGGCCACCTACAAGGAGCCCTTTACCGGTGCGGTTCTCATCGACAAGGAGCGCTGCATCGGTTGCGGCAACTGCGTGGAGGCCTGTCCTTATCGGGCCCGTTATCTCAACGATACCTTGGACGAGCCCAAGGCGGACAAGTGCACCTTCTGTTACGAGCGGGTGACCCGGGGTGAGCTTCCGGCCTGCGTGAAGACCTGCATCGCCGACGCCCGTATCTTCGGTGACCTCTCCGACCCCAACTCCGAGGTGGCGAAACTGGTGCGCAGCGGCAAGGCCCGGAGGCTTGAGTCCGACAAGGTGAAGATCGGCCCCAATGTTTACTTCATGGGCAAGGAGAAGAACCTGGAGCTCCTCTTCAAACACTTTGCTCCGCGCAAGCGGACCTGGGAGGATGTGGAGGTCCGGGCCCGCACCCGCCGGGGGCTCATCAAGATGGCTCTGCGGAAGCTTCCCACCCTGGGATAA
- a CDS encoding ABC transporter ATP-binding protein — MLEVRNLHLSYGKLNVLRGISLHVEEGEIVCLLGSNGAGKSSLLLTLIGINRPRKGRIFFEGRDITGWPPQKLVGMGLSLVPEGRQIFYPLTVEENLILGAYHRFVREGKRAVMADLERVYELFPRLRERRKQKAGTLSGGEQQMLALGRAFMARPRLLLLDEPSLGLAPKVVDLIMHTIVELNREGLTVLLVEQNARKALSIAHRAYVLETGRITLQGPARELLHDEEVKRAYLGKDYREFTEGRGSP; from the coding sequence ATGCTTGAGGTGCGCAATCTTCACCTTTCCTACGGGAAACTGAATGTACTGCGCGGGATCTCCCTGCATGTGGAGGAGGGAGAGATCGTGTGTCTTCTGGGGAGCAACGGGGCCGGAAAGAGCAGTCTTCTTCTCACTCTCATTGGAATCAATCGTCCCCGAAAGGGACGGATCTTCTTCGAGGGCCGGGACATCACCGGCTGGCCCCCTCAAAAGCTGGTGGGCATGGGCCTGAGCCTGGTGCCGGAGGGAAGACAGATCTTTTATCCCCTCACGGTGGAGGAAAACCTGATTCTGGGGGCCTATCATCGCTTCGTAAGAGAGGGAAAGCGGGCGGTCATGGCGGATCTGGAGCGGGTTTACGAGCTCTTTCCCAGGTTGCGGGAGCGACGCAAACAGAAAGCCGGCACTCTTTCCGGAGGAGAGCAACAAATGCTGGCCCTGGGGCGGGCCTTCATGGCCCGTCCCAGACTCCTTCTTCTCGATGAACCCTCTCTGGGACTTGCGCCGAAGGTGGTGGACCTCATCATGCACACCATAGTGGAACTCAACAGGGAAGGCCTCACCGTTCTACTGGTGGAACAAAACGCCCGCAAGGCCCTGTCCATAGCTCACCGGGCCTATGTGCTGGAGACCGGACGCATCACCCTCCAGGGACCGGCCCGGGAACTCCTTCACGACGAGGAGGTAAAAAGGGCCTATCTGGGCAAGGACTACCGGGAATTCACCGAGGGGAGGGGAAGCCCATGA
- a CDS encoding molybdopterin-dependent oxidoreductase: protein MKRRDFLKLSAGASLALAGLRLRSEGLFRKAYAAEAGGEELPGSLGAKEVPSVCEMCFWRCPIVAKVKHGKVVKIEGNPKSPTNGRGDKARVCARGNSGVKLLYDPDRVLHPLKRVGERGEGKFVKISWDEALDEVAYNLKKVKEKYGPHAIAYFDHGASAEALREVFKALGTENYSNEPAFFQCVGPVAVAYISSLGYLTSGTMQYTDMANAKAMLLVGSHIGENVHVSHVMSFVDGLSKGAKLVVVDPRFSVAAGKADLWLPIRPGTDTALLLAWINYVIEHDLYDKEFVSKYCEGFEILKKKVKGWTLEKAARICDLPKDKIEEAIKILAAARPHVLIHPGRHSAWYGKGDVYRHQALAILAALFGSVGTPGGLYFPTHVPLAPVSCVREIKPRSSDTPLKEKYPFSGPIPGSPTHEIIKATLTGKPYPIKAWGICGVNILQTIPNPYQTMEAIKKLDFIFSFEILPTETALWSDIVLPDTVYLERYDDVYVYDGLPECYVTVRQPAVEPLGEARTPLWVAKQLAHRLGFEIFFTENETDIINDKLRALNVTLKDLQEQGGIITLPAKGAYDRENFRNVFGEKGFKVNLAVEDFEDEDFSPVPVFEPTPAPPKGFARLIYGRVPVHTFSRTMNNEWLHHEWPENHAWINDEVAAKLGIKDGDEIVFENQDGKRSLPVKAKVTPGIRPDCIFLPHGFGSLSQKLRRAYRKGASDQFLITHYVQDPFMGASSHRTSFVRIVKDGKVLDIPELRPLPPEIPRFKLAAAGMMGGQCEKMMKKKKHHKRMTIEGC from the coding sequence ATGAAAAGAAGGGACTTTCTTAAACTTTCGGCGGGGGCCTCGCTGGCTCTGGCCGGGCTTCGGCTCCGTTCCGAGGGACTTTTCCGTAAGGCGTACGCCGCGGAGGCCGGCGGAGAGGAGCTTCCCGGAAGCCTGGGGGCCAAGGAGGTTCCCTCGGTCTGCGAGATGTGTTTCTGGCGCTGCCCCATCGTGGCCAAGGTGAAGCACGGCAAGGTGGTCAAGATCGAGGGCAATCCCAAAAGTCCCACCAACGGTCGGGGGGACAAGGCCCGGGTCTGCGCCCGGGGCAATTCCGGGGTGAAGCTCCTTTACGATCCCGACCGGGTGCTCCATCCCCTCAAGAGAGTGGGAGAGCGGGGTGAGGGCAAGTTCGTGAAGATCTCCTGGGACGAGGCCCTGGACGAGGTGGCGTACAACCTCAAGAAGGTTAAGGAGAAATACGGTCCTCACGCCATCGCCTACTTCGATCACGGTGCCTCGGCGGAGGCCTTGCGGGAGGTCTTTAAGGCCCTGGGCACGGAAAACTACTCCAACGAGCCGGCCTTCTTCCAGTGCGTGGGGCCGGTGGCCGTGGCCTACATCTCCTCTCTCGGGTATCTCACCTCCGGTACCATGCAGTACACCGACATGGCCAACGCCAAGGCCATGCTTCTCGTGGGTTCCCACATCGGAGAGAATGTGCATGTTTCCCATGTGATGTCCTTTGTGGACGGGCTTTCCAAGGGGGCCAAACTGGTAGTAGTGGATCCGCGTTTTTCCGTGGCGGCGGGCAAGGCGGACCTCTGGCTTCCCATCCGTCCCGGGACGGATACGGCCCTCCTTCTGGCCTGGATCAACTATGTCATTGAGCACGATCTTTACGATAAGGAATTCGTCTCCAAGTACTGCGAGGGATTTGAGATTCTCAAGAAGAAGGTCAAGGGCTGGACGCTGGAGAAAGCCGCCCGTATCTGCGATCTCCCCAAGGACAAGATCGAGGAGGCCATAAAGATCCTGGCGGCGGCCCGTCCGCATGTCCTCATTCATCCGGGGCGGCATTCCGCCTGGTACGGCAAGGGCGATGTGTATCGCCACCAGGCCCTGGCCATCCTGGCCGCCCTTTTTGGAAGTGTAGGGACTCCCGGCGGTCTTTACTTCCCCACCCATGTGCCTTTGGCTCCGGTAAGCTGCGTGCGAGAGATCAAGCCCCGCAGTTCGGATACTCCTCTTAAGGAAAAGTATCCCTTTTCTGGGCCCATTCCCGGAAGTCCCACCCACGAGATCATTAAGGCCACCCTTACCGGCAAACCCTATCCCATTAAGGCCTGGGGTATCTGCGGGGTAAATATCCTCCAAACCATTCCTAATCCTTATCAGACCATGGAAGCGATAAAGAAGCTGGACTTTATCTTCTCCTTTGAAATTCTTCCCACGGAGACCGCTCTCTGGTCGGATATCGTCCTCCCGGATACCGTTTATCTGGAACGCTATGACGATGTATATGTATATGACGGGTTGCCGGAATGCTATGTCACGGTCAGACAGCCCGCAGTAGAGCCTCTTGGGGAGGCTAGGACTCCGCTGTGGGTAGCCAAGCAACTGGCTCATCGGCTCGGGTTCGAAATATTTTTCACGGAAAACGAGACCGATATTATCAATGATAAACTGAGAGCGCTGAATGTTACCCTTAAGGATCTTCAGGAGCAAGGTGGGATAATAACCCTTCCGGCGAAAGGGGCCTATGATCGAGAGAACTTCCGGAATGTTTTCGGAGAAAAGGGTTTCAAGGTTAATCTGGCCGTTGAGGACTTCGAGGACGAGGACTTCTCTCCGGTGCCGGTATTCGAGCCCACGCCGGCTCCGCCCAAGGGGTTTGCCCGGCTCATTTACGGACGCGTGCCGGTGCACACCTTCAGCCGCACCATGAACAACGAGTGGCTCCATCACGAGTGGCCCGAGAACCACGCCTGGATCAACGACGAGGTGGCGGCCAAGCTGGGCATTAAGGACGGTGACGAGATCGTGTTCGAGAATCAGGACGGCAAGCGTTCCCTCCCGGTGAAGGCCAAGGTCACTCCGGGTATCCGGCCTGACTGTATTTTCCTACCTCACGGCTTCGGAAGCCTTTCCCAGAAACTTCGCCGGGCCTACAGGAAAGGGGCTAGCGATCAGTTCCTCATCACTCACTATGTGCAGGACCCCTTCATGGGGGCCTCCAGTCACCGCACGAGCTTCGTGCGGATAGTCAAGGACGGCAAGGTGCTCGACATCCCCGAACTTCGTCCGCTGCCCCCGGAGATTCCCCGTTTTAAACTGGCCGCCGCGGGGATGATGGGAGGCCAGTGCGAAAAGATGATGAAAAAGAAGAAGCATCACAAGAGGATGACCATCGAGGGCTGCTAA
- a CDS encoding molecular chaperone, whose product MFKSEDLRVVAEAFLYPEDSSFLELIPYLVSLGRRLGLYLNGDFGGENLEDLRVEYTRLFITSPYRTPAPPYASVYLSGDRRLKGEGYDQALAFYREAGYQPVEEGDLADHVAYELAFMALLLEEGRRDLLARFLTEHFLKWYPRFLGALRQAQPRPFYRALGDLVLFLTNRLREEVAHEKKGLS is encoded by the coding sequence ATGTTTAAGTCCGAAGATTTGCGTGTGGTGGCGGAGGCCTTTCTGTATCCGGAGGATTCCTCTTTCCTCGAATTGATTCCTTATCTGGTGTCCTTGGGGCGTAGGCTGGGGCTCTATCTGAACGGAGATTTTGGGGGGGAGAACCTGGAGGATCTCCGGGTGGAATACACACGCCTTTTTATTACTTCACCTTATCGCACTCCGGCTCCTCCCTATGCCTCGGTATATCTCTCCGGGGATCGGCGCCTCAAGGGGGAGGGTTACGATCAGGCCCTGGCCTTTTATCGGGAGGCCGGCTATCAGCCGGTGGAGGAGGGGGATCTAGCCGATCATGTGGCCTACGAGCTGGCCTTTATGGCCCTTCTCCTTGAAGAGGGAAGGAGAGACCTTCTGGCCAGGTTCCTGACCGAGCACTTTTTGAAGTGGTATCCCCGATTTCTCGGGGCCCTGAGACAGGCGCAACCCCGGCCCTTTTACAGGGCCCTGGGAGATCTGGTTTTGTTTCTCACAAATAGATTGCGGGAGGAGGTTGCTCATGAAAAGAAGGGACTTTCTTAA
- a CDS encoding anaerobic ribonucleoside-triphosphate reductase activating protein, with the protein MIKGFRGTSLVDYPGKIAAVVFLGGCNWRCPYCYNLDLVLPERLREIPDLPEEEVLSELSRRKGFIKGVVITGGEPTLWGRRLRAFLERVRHEVGLPVKLDTNGSHPEVVFSLVEEGLVDYLALDFKTAPSRYGELGGDFAPVARTLECVKSLNGKAEVRITVVPSLVGEPEIKEMLPYLEGVRQIALQRFFPRAETLDPSFPKTPPAEEDLLSLQSLLERHLSAKIVLRS; encoded by the coding sequence ATGATCAAGGGCTTTCGGGGTACGAGCCTGGTGGATTACCCGGGGAAGATCGCGGCGGTGGTCTTCCTCGGGGGTTGTAACTGGCGCTGTCCCTACTGTTACAACCTGGACCTGGTGCTCCCGGAAAGACTCCGGGAAATCCCGGACCTGCCGGAAGAGGAGGTTCTGTCCGAGCTCTCCCGGCGAAAGGGTTTCATCAAAGGGGTGGTGATTACCGGGGGAGAGCCCACCCTGTGGGGACGGCGCCTGCGAGCCTTTCTCGAACGCGTCCGGCACGAGGTGGGTCTTCCGGTGAAACTCGACACCAACGGTTCCCATCCGGAGGTGGTCTTCTCTCTGGTGGAGGAGGGGCTGGTGGACTACCTGGCTCTGGATTTTAAGACGGCTCCCTCCCGTTACGGGGAACTGGGCGGAGACTTCGCTCCCGTAGCCCGGACTCTGGAGTGCGTAAAAAGCCTTAACGGAAAGGCCGAGGTCCGCATCACCGTGGTTCCTTCCCTGGTGGGAGAACCGGAAATAAAGGAGATGCTTCCCTACCTGGAAGGGGTCAGGCAAATAGCCCTCCAGAGGTTCTTTCCCCGGGCCGAAACCCTGGATCCCTCCTTTCCGAAAACGCCGCCCGCCGAGGAGGATCTCCTTTCCCTTCAGAGCCTTCTCGAAAGACACCTCTCCGCAAAGATTGTGCTCAGAAGTTAA
- a CDS encoding ABC transporter ATP-binding protein, translated as MAYILEVRRLSKRFGALRAVEDLSFTVRKGTISALIGPNGSGKSTTFNLITGHLKPDAGEILFEGHHLEGLPAEAVARLGIARTFQTPQVFSHLTVLENVLLAVYQHLRPGRLSALLRTPSFFRKEKGAREEALYWLERFFLADEAARRASELPLGKLRYLELARALALRPKLLLLDEAASGLDPREKEDLARILSQLPREGLTLFWVEHDLNLLMELAEEVIVLDQGRKIAQGPPAEIQKDPRVIQVYLGEE; from the coding sequence ATGGCTTATATTCTTGAGGTACGGCGGCTCAGCAAGAGATTCGGAGCCCTCAGGGCGGTGGAGGATCTTTCCTTTACCGTGAGGAAGGGAACCATATCCGCCCTCATCGGCCCCAACGGCTCGGGAAAATCCACCACCTTTAACCTCATCACCGGACACCTCAAACCGGACGCCGGAGAGATTCTCTTCGAGGGACACCACCTGGAGGGGCTTCCCGCGGAAGCCGTGGCCCGCCTGGGAATAGCCCGCACCTTTCAAACCCCGCAGGTCTTCTCTCACCTTACCGTGCTCGAAAATGTGTTACTTGCCGTTTATCAGCACCTTCGGCCCGGAAGGCTTTCCGCCCTCCTGCGCACCCCGAGTTTTTTTCGTAAGGAAAAGGGGGCCCGGGAGGAAGCCCTTTACTGGCTGGAAAGATTCTTTCTGGCCGACGAGGCCGCGCGCAGGGCCTCGGAACTTCCCCTGGGCAAACTCCGCTACCTGGAACTGGCCCGGGCCCTGGCCCTGCGGCCCAAACTCCTCCTCCTCGACGAGGCCGCCTCCGGACTCGACCCCCGGGAAAAAGAGGACCTGGCCCGAATCCTTTCGCAACTTCCCCGAGAGGGACTCACCCTCTTCTGGGTGGAGCACGACCTGAACCTCCTTATGGAGCTGGCCGAAGAGGTGATCGTGCTCGATCAGGGGCGTAAGATCGCCCAGGGACCTCCGGCGGAGATCCAGAAGGATCCCAGGGTAATTCAGGTATACCTGGGAGAGGAATGA
- a CDS encoding ribonucleoside triphosphate reductase, with amino-acid sequence MEPLVRKRDGKFQPFNRHRIVRAVFKALRAVGQKDKAAAEKVADAVAVKLYRQFFKHGGVPHVEQIQDLVEKTLMELGFTEAAKAYILYREKRREARELGKALVDGVNLIEEYLTREDWRVQENSNMNYSLQGLNFHISSSVVARYWLNKLYPARVGEAHFEGDFHVHDLGILGPYCVGWDLYDLLKRGFGGVPGKVESAPPKHFRSALGQVVNFFYTLQGEAAGAQAFSNFDTLLAPFVRYDRLSYEEVKQCLQEFIFNVNVPTRVGFQTPFTNLTFDLRCPETLKDLPVIIGGREQEETYAEFQKEMDMINRAFCELMIAGDAKGRIFTFPIPTYNLTRDFDYENPNLEPLWEMTRRYGIPYFANFVNSDMRPEDARSMCCRLRLDNRELERRGGGLFGASPLTGSIGVVTINLPRIAYLSTCEEEFFERLSDLMELAKTSLEIKRKVIEDFTERGLYPYSRVYLQPVKECSGQYWRNHFSTIGIIGMNEACLNFLGVPIYHPEGKEWAIKVLRFMREKLADFQEETGNLYNLEATPAEGASYRLARLDKKKFPRIKTAGTDRVPYYTNSVHLPVGYTDDIFEILSHQDDLQVLFTGGTVVHLFVGEEIPDTRMVRELVRAVVENFRLPYFSITPTFSVCPVHGYIPGKHEFCPYPHSEEDLARYGREVELPRERLRELPSGAYRVLENPESVKDKTKEEVGHGKSQG; translated from the coding sequence ATGGAGCCTTTGGTCAGGAAGCGGGACGGGAAGTTTCAGCCTTTTAATCGGCATCGCATCGTGCGGGCGGTCTTCAAGGCCCTGCGGGCGGTGGGGCAGAAGGACAAGGCCGCGGCCGAGAAGGTGGCGGATGCGGTGGCGGTAAAGCTCTATCGCCAGTTCTTCAAGCACGGCGGGGTCCCTCATGTGGAGCAGATCCAGGATCTGGTGGAAAAGACCCTGATGGAGCTGGGCTTTACCGAGGCGGCCAAGGCCTACATTCTCTACCGGGAAAAGCGCCGGGAGGCCCGGGAGCTCGGCAAGGCCCTGGTGGACGGCGTAAACCTCATCGAGGAGTACCTCACCCGGGAGGACTGGCGGGTTCAGGAAAACTCCAACATGAATTACAGCCTCCAGGGGCTCAACTTCCACATTTCCTCCTCGGTGGTGGCTCGCTACTGGCTGAACAAGCTTTATCCGGCCAGGGTGGGCGAGGCCCACTTCGAGGGAGACTTCCATGTGCATGATTTAGGAATACTTGGGCCATACTGCGTGGGGTGGGATCTTTACGATCTGCTCAAGCGGGGCTTCGGGGGAGTCCCCGGAAAGGTGGAAAGCGCTCCGCCCAAACACTTCCGGAGCGCCCTCGGCCAGGTGGTAAACTTCTTTTACACCCTTCAGGGCGAGGCCGCCGGAGCCCAGGCCTTCTCCAACTTCGATACCCTGCTGGCCCCCTTCGTGCGCTACGACCGGCTCTCCTACGAGGAGGTCAAGCAGTGCCTCCAGGAATTCATCTTCAATGTGAATGTGCCCACCAGGGTAGGCTTCCAAACCCCTTTCACGAACCTCACCTTTGACCTCAGGTGCCCCGAGACCCTAAAGGATCTTCCGGTGATCATCGGTGGCCGCGAGCAGGAGGAGACCTACGCCGAGTTCCAGAAGGAAATGGACATGATCAACCGGGCCTTTTGCGAGCTAATGATTGCCGGCGACGCCAAGGGCCGGATCTTTACCTTCCCCATCCCCACCTACAACCTCACCCGGGATTTCGACTACGAGAATCCCAACCTGGAGCCCCTCTGGGAGATGACCCGGCGTTACGGCATTCCCTACTTTGCCAATTTCGTGAACTCGGACATGCGTCCGGAGGACGCCCGTTCCATGTGCTGTCGCCTGAGACTCGACAACCGGGAGCTTGAGAGACGGGGCGGAGGGCTCTTTGGGGCCTCGCCGCTTACGGGCTCTATCGGGGTGGTCACCATCAACCTGCCGCGCATCGCTTATCTCTCTACCTGTGAAGAGGAATTTTTCGAGCGCCTGAGCGATCTCATGGAGCTCGCCAAGACCTCTCTCGAGATCAAGCGCAAGGTCATCGAGGACTTCACCGAACGGGGACTTTATCCCTATTCCCGGGTCTATCTTCAGCCGGTCAAGGAGTGCTCCGGGCAGTACTGGCGCAACCACTTTTCCACCATCGGGATCATCGGCATGAACGAGGCCTGTCTCAACTTCCTCGGGGTGCCCATTTATCACCCGGAGGGGAAGGAGTGGGCCATAAAGGTCCTGCGTTTCATGCGGGAGAAGCTCGCGGACTTTCAGGAGGAGACCGGGAACCTTTACAACCTCGAGGCCACGCCGGCCGAAGGGGCCAGCTATCGTCTGGCCCGCCTGGACAAGAAGAAGTTTCCGCGCATTAAGACCGCCGGAACGGACCGGGTGCCTTATTACACCAACTCCGTGCACCTTCCGGTGGGCTACACCGACGACATCTTCGAGATCCTCTCCCACCAGGACGATCTTCAGGTCCTCTTTACCGGAGGCACGGTGGTGCACCTTTTCGTGGGCGAGGAGATCCCGGACACGCGGATGGTTCGGGAGCTGGTGCGGGCGGTGGTGGAAAACTTCAGGCTTCCTTACTTCTCCATCACCCCCACCTTTTCCGTGTGTCCCGTGCACGGATACATTCCCGGGAAACACGAATTCTGTCCCTATCCTCACAGCGAGGAGGATCTGGCCCGGTACGGTCGGGAGGTGGAGCTTCCCCGGGAGAGGCTGCGGGAGCTCCCCTCCGGGGCCTATCGCGTGCTGGAAAACCCCGAATCGGTAAAAGATAAAACTAAGGAGGAGGTCGGCCATGGAAAGAGTCAAGGTTAA
- a CDS encoding cytochrome c3 family protein produces the protein MSEKPNRTHVKRILIGLVVLVVLGGIVRTLLVPRDFGNHGSIFYKYYRKGAIDDELARMPRHMTNASCKSCHPWEYTLQSASKHRSLSCEFCHGPWADHVNARGELIGHLPDPRGKEAIRALCLRCHNGAIQARPRDPKVIKTVLFPDHLRKQHVREDHACDQCHLVHAPLYYINQVKEFWSSLGKGGARE, from the coding sequence GTGTCGGAGAAACCCAATCGCACCCATGTGAAGAGAATCCTGATAGGGCTGGTGGTTTTGGTGGTGCTGGGTGGGATAGTGAGGACCCTTTTGGTTCCCCGGGACTTCGGCAATCACGGAAGTATTTTTTACAAGTACTACCGGAAGGGGGCCATAGACGACGAGCTGGCTCGTATGCCCCGCCACATGACCAATGCCTCCTGCAAGAGCTGTCATCCCTGGGAGTACACCCTTCAGAGCGCCAGCAAGCATCGGAGCCTTTCCTGCGAGTTCTGTCACGGGCCCTGGGCCGATCATGTGAACGCGAGGGGCGAGCTGATCGGCCACCTTCCGGATCCCAGGGGGAAGGAGGCCATTCGGGCGCTGTGCCTGAGGTGTCACAACGGGGCCATTCAGGCCCGTCCCAGGGATCCCAAAGTCATAAAGACCGTGCTCTTTCCGGACCACCTGCGCAAGCAGCATGTGCGGGAGGATCACGCCTGCGATCAGTGTCATCTGGTTCACGCACCGCTTTACTACATCAATCAGGTCAAAGAATTCTGGTCCAGTCTCGGAAAGGGAGGGGCTCGTGAATAA
- a CDS encoding phenylacetate--CoA ligase family protein, whose product MSIENPEYLSPEEWRQWHTELLQSTLNRIYQRVPFYRERLEESGLLPEDLRAPEDLIRFPVTTREDLSAHYPYELFAVPLRDIVRLRAFPWWPNPIVKGYTLQDVENLRQLCVRFLKACGLRPEDIVFISFEPGMAAWTEDLREAAEAVGAAVIPPAPRTPEVSLRILRDFRASVVITTPSLALRYLRVCERRGLRPPESLRLLILVGEELKGRDRALLEEFFGAESRLGYGISEVLGPGLAYECEARRGLHLASDHVFAEVIHPEKGTPAEEGELVLTTLRVRANPLLRFLTGDRVRITHEPCPCGRTTPRFLSIEAGSGRVLSFRGIKVPRKVLEGLLEEVYGRKPRYRLRIVGEEPESELLVELVMEESLFRPSIVELHEEAHRLERAFFEFLGLPCRVRWVEG is encoded by the coding sequence ATGAGCATCGAAAATCCGGAATACCTGAGCCCGGAGGAATGGCGCCAGTGGCACACCGAGCTCCTCCAGAGCACCCTGAACCGGATCTATCAGAGGGTTCCCTTCTACCGGGAGCGCCTGGAGGAAAGCGGACTTCTGCCCGAGGACCTGCGTGCTCCGGAGGACCTGATCCGCTTTCCCGTCACCACCCGGGAGGATCTATCCGCCCACTACCCCTACGAACTCTTCGCGGTACCCCTGCGCGACATCGTACGCCTTCGGGCCTTCCCCTGGTGGCCCAACCCCATAGTAAAGGGGTACACCCTGCAGGATGTGGAAAACCTGCGGCAGCTCTGCGTAAGATTCCTCAAAGCCTGCGGGCTGCGCCCGGAGGACATCGTTTTCATCTCCTTTGAGCCAGGCATGGCCGCCTGGACGGAGGACCTTCGCGAGGCTGCCGAGGCCGTGGGAGCCGCGGTCATCCCCCCGGCTCCCCGAACCCCTGAGGTGAGCCTCCGCATTCTCCGGGACTTCCGGGCCTCGGTGGTGATCACCACCCCCTCGCTCGCCCTGCGTTATCTCAGGGTTTGCGAAAGGCGGGGCTTGAGGCCCCCGGAAAGTCTCAGGCTCCTCATTCTGGTGGGGGAAGAACTTAAAGGACGGGATCGGGCCCTCCTGGAAGAGTTCTTCGGGGCCGAATCCCGGCTGGGTTACGGTATCTCCGAGGTCCTGGGGCCCGGCCTGGCCTACGAATGTGAGGCCCGAAGGGGACTGCACCTGGCCTCGGATCATGTGTTTGCCGAGGTCATTCACCCCGAAAAGGGGACGCCCGCCGAGGAGGGGGAACTGGTGCTCACCACCCTTCGGGTAAGGGCCAATCCGCTCCTGCGTTTCCTCACCGGAGACCGGGTCCGGATAACCCACGAACCGTGTCCCTGCGGAAGAACCACGCCGCGGTTTCTCTCCATCGAGGCCGGAAGCGGCCGGGTGCTTTCCTTCAGGGGCATAAAGGTGCCCCGGAAGGTGCTCGAGGGACTGCTGGAGGAGGTGTACGGCCGAAAACCACGCTACCGGCTAAGGATCGTGGGGGAGGAACCGGAAAGCGAACTTCTCGTGGAACTGGTGATGGAGGAATCCCTCTTTCGGCCGAGCATCGTGGAACTCCACGAGGAGGCCCATCGCCTGGAGCGGGCCTTTTTCGAGTTCCTCGGACTGCCCTGCAGGGTCAGGTGGGTGGAGGGTTAA